Proteins from a genomic interval of Trifolium pratense cultivar HEN17-A07 linkage group LG6, ARS_RC_1.1, whole genome shotgun sequence:
- the LOC123892778 gene encoding cytochrome P450 76T24-like → MEYQTLLLVITFLSASILIFILRKLNQTQNPTKLPPGPYPLPILGNILELGKNPHKTLTKLSKIYGPIMTLKLGTITTIVISSPQLTKQVLHENCQIFSNRTVPHAICAVDHNKFSVGWVPTLALWKKLRKICATKVFSTKMLDSTKILRQQKLHELLDYVNEKCKKCEVFDIGEVVFTTVLNSISKTLFSMDLAHSTPDEKSQEFKNIIWGYMVEAGRPNVSDFFPILRPLDPQRVKARMANHMKKVYKIFDGIIEERICSRDSKADYEVCNDVLDSLLNNNNLGEPTSKLSHNEMVHLFLDLFVAGVDTTSSTIEWIMAELLRYPKTLTKARKELCKAIGKDEIIEESHISKLPFLQAVVKETLRLHPAAPFLLPHKCDENMNILGFNVPKNAQLFVNVWAMGRDPTIWENPTMFMPERFLECDINYKGNNFELIPFGVGKRICPGLPLAHRTMHLVVASLLRNFE, encoded by the exons ATGGAGTACCAAACACTTTTGCTAGTGATTACCTTCCTAAGTGCAAGCATTCTCATCTTCATTCTTAGAAAATTAAACCAAACCCAAAATCCTACAAAGCTTCCACCAGGGCCATACCCACTTCCCATTTTAGGAAACATTTTAGAACTTGGCAAAAACCCACACAAGACACTCACAAAACTCTCTAAAATCTATGGACCAATCATGACACTTAAACTAGGAACCATAACAACCATAGTAATCTCATCACCACAACTAACCAAACAAGTCTTACATGAAAATTGCCAAATCTTTTCTAATAGAACTGTCCCACATGCAATTTGTGCGGTAGATCATAACAAATTTTCAGTTGGGTGGGTTCCAACTTTAGCTTTGTGGAAGAAACTAAGAAAAATTTGTGCTACCAAAGTATTTTCTACAAAAATGTTAGACTCAACAAAAATCCTTCGCCAACAAAAATTGCATGAATTATTGGACTATGTGAATGAAAAATGTAAGAAATGTGAAGTTTTTGATATTGGTGAGGTTGTTTTTACAACTGTCcttaattcaatttcaaaaactttGTTCTCTATGGATTTGGCTCATTCCACACCTGATGAAAAGTCTCAAGAGtttaaaaacattatttggGGTTACATGGTTGAAGCTGGTAGGCCTAATGTTTCAGATTTCTTTCCAATTCTTCGTCCATTAGATCCACAAAGGGTAAAAGCAAGGATGGCCAATCATATGAAAAAGGTGTATAAGATTTTTGATGGAATTATTGAAGAAAGAATTTGTTCAAGAGATTCCAAAGCTGATTATGAGGTGTGCAATGATGTGTTAGATTCACTTCTTAATAACAACAATCTTGGAGAACCCACTTCTAAATTGAGCCACAATGAAATGGTGCATCTATTTCTG GATTTATTTGTTGCTGGGGTTGACACTACATCAAGCACCATTGAATGGATTATGGCGGAGCTACTACGTTACCCGAAAACATTAACAAAAGCAAGAAAAGAATTATGTAAAGCAATCGGCAAAGATGAAATAATTGAAGAATCACATATTTCTAAGTTGCCTTTCTTACAAGCAGTGGTGAAGGAAACATTGAGATTGCACCCAGCTGCTCCATTTTTGCTACCACACAAATGTGATGAAAATATGAACATATTAGGCTTCAATGTGCCAAAAAATGCACAATTATTTGTCAATGTGTGGGCAATGGGAAGAGATCCAACCATTTGGGAAAATCCAACTATGTTCATGCCTGAAAGATTTTTGGAGTGTGATATTAATTATAAGGGTAataattttgagcttatacccTTTGGGGTTGGCAAGAGAATTTGTCCAGGATTGCCCTTAGCTCATAGGACTATGCATTTGGTTGTAGCATCCCTTCTACGCAACTTTGAATGA